From the genome of Phoenix dactylifera cultivar Barhee BC4 chromosome 17, palm_55x_up_171113_PBpolish2nd_filt_p, whole genome shotgun sequence:
AATGGCTGCTGTGGTGCCAGACCAATGCGTCCGACTTCGATCCATCAGCATGCCATCCAGATCCCACCCCCTTGCCCTCCAAGTTGAAGAAGAGTTGCACAAGCTAAAGACTTGTGTAGCTTCATCCTCTTTAACAAGCCAGATGATGGGAAATGCATTGAGAGGTCTAGGAGATTTGTACAACTGCATGGAGGAGCTTCTTCGCCTGCCACACAACCAGCAATCCCTCTCCCATCTCCCACAGAAGAGATGGGTGGAAGAGGAACTGGATGGATCTGTGAGGTTGTTGGACTTTTGTGGTGCCACAAGGGACAGCCTGGTTACAATGAAAGAGCGCATCCAAGACCTTCAGCTAGCTCTTCGAAGAAGAGGAGATGCAGCTATCCAAAGCAAGATGCATGCTTACATCCACTTCGGTAAGAAGGCACAGAAGGATCTCAAGAATTGCGTAAGATCATTGAAGCAAACGGATAACAGATCTGCATCCTCTTCGGCTGTCAATATGGATTCTGAGCTATCGATGGTGGTTCAGGTGCTGACAGAAGCAAAGGAGATCAGCATTTCTCTACTGAAATCTATCTTATCTAATTTGTTCATGGCAAGGTCAAGACCAAAGGCTAGCAGGTTGTCTTTAATTTCAAAGGCTTTgcagaagaagaaagttgattgcgaggagcatgaaaatatgagtCACTTAGAGGCATTGGAAGTCACCATTGGAGATCTCGAGACTGGATTAGAATGTCTGTTCAGGCGACTAGTCCAAAATAGAGTCTCCCTTCTTAACATCCTCAGCCTATAGAAATCTTATGAGACCTTGTTACCATACAGACACTGCTATTTGCATCCAATTTTTGAAGGATTTGCTAGTGATTTTGTAATTGATCCAATTTCGTAGATGAGTTGGAATGTATAGCATACTGTTCTTAATCATATcaagaaattcaaatttcaatatttactGTCTTTTTTCTCGACAAACAAAAGTTGTCAGTGCACAGGAACAAACAGGCTGATGTATTTACCACTCTCTTTCGGTAGAAATGGCTTCTAATGATTTAAAGAATAATATCAATGAAACATTGATGATCTTTGTTTATGACATTCCAAATGAAATAGCAGATTTCAGCATCTTGTGTTCTCTTGTTAAATGTTTTGGATGGACTGAAAATTCTAGCTTCTCGACACTAATGgaaaaattaaattggatcaacaTCTACACATTTCCTCAGCTCAAATGAATTTCTGTCATTGGAAGAACTCATTTAGCACCAAATCCTTAGATCATTAAGCAGATTTGGACATGGTGGGTCCAGTGTAGACATTTGGGATATACAGCATACTGATTATAATTAAAATTCAGGAAATTTTGGATCATTATTGGAATATTTCTAACTGTTCTTTCCTCATTCATGGCTCCAGATGGAGAATATGAATATCAAAGTCAATTTACTGCTAATGTTCTTATTTCAAATGAATAAACTTCAACACAATTTCATGAACAAATACATTGTTAACCATCAGATGATGTCAGAAAGGAAATATGTATATTAACAAAATTAGAAGCATACTTATATTCTCTCTTAAATTCGAATTAGTTGACTCCACGTTTATCTATCTTTCAGTATGCTAAT
Proteins encoded in this window:
- the LOC120104232 gene encoding uncharacterized protein LOC120104232; this encodes MAAVVPDQCVRLRSISMPSRSHPLALQVEEELHKLKTCVASSSLTSQMMGNALRGLGDLYNCMEELLRLPHNQQSLSHLPQKRWVEEELDGSVRLLDFCGATRDSLVTMKERIQDLQLALRRRGDAAIQSKMHAYIHFGKKAQKDLKNCVRSLKQTDNRSASSSAVNMDSELSMVVQVLTEAKEISISLLKSILSNLFMARSRPKASRLSLISKALQKKKVDCEEHENMSHLEALEVTIGDLETGLECLFRRLVQNRVSLLNILSL